The following are encoded together in the Acidobacteriota bacterium genome:
- a CDS encoding TonB-dependent receptor, with amino-acid sequence MHAKSLLILLIALLVALGGTAFAAGDEDEAAAPEASPVSPVDRPPPQEDEERDDEDQDDEDDVLDFQAHDVVIVTGSAIEEPAVDLPFAVEVLNREMQKEQGSLQAVDLMKSLTASSGVIGEANSWYNDQGTAVPENVANVNLRGLGASRTLVLLNGKRQVPLPARLFGGRFVDVNAFPSLAIDRIEVLKEGAAAIYGSDAVAGVANFVTRDEFTGFEVSLSHESMDGAGDSSAGAIWGGKLGDSEHHLVFSLERTERSHLGARERAYTLQDRATGWFWGWSNTGNPGIFLQPNLTGGESSSAFVEELARARNGTAGTDYFVDPACNGLGGYDRGWTCAFRYQPWDSLIEATETNRFFAELNGPLAEGTTYHVEALFAESNIPNYVTTPSFPPVSLLDGLQLISNDHPGRQEFCNSSPGMGGFATGEDCLQDDWYFYGRLVGNAGPGRGLERGTETTRIAANIDHDLSIGGKAANLDVGVNYSRATGNMNHPAEFAYRKFLAFRGFGGPNCGVGVVADDTSPSGMRLGNTGSAQPGAGDCTYYKPFGNAIEFSAQPGAPWENSANPMYVAGLENNRAMLDWINEQVNVENEAELVVAEATLSGNWLPQKLDYAFGYQYRHLDVSAIPNAVGNYALNPCVVPGDRSCVDPVTGRQTGARAGAFTFTSGYYPYGDSQAVHRVFGELSLNALRGDMQFAANYELHDEIDSFDPKFSGRWQLSAGEDHVLAFRTSVQTTFRAPSVDDLNEEIRTTLEYLNTVGVYKAVDAFGSRALKPEQAFTYNLGLVLFASPGIDVTLDYWSYDFDDVIALLPQQEVVRLYAEGYGGSQAALNAVMGRVVCPGGVTDGSCVPGDIERVRIDLINWPGIKTSGFDFHLHGNVDAGPGELSFGVDSTYTQSYELKKLELDGVVYREQKDVVGLLNRDTPIAPPLPEMKTRASLGYRWGDYSLIGWANHISSYEDSNVAWTPPELLPIDEWLTFDLTFLWRFPRLGFDLALSAINLTDEDPPLVFFEQSFDALTANPKGRRLKAVMSYRFGN; translated from the coding sequence ATGCACGCCAAATCCCTGTTGATCCTGTTGATAGCCCTCCTTGTGGCCCTTGGAGGAACCGCCTTCGCTGCCGGCGACGAGGACGAGGCCGCGGCGCCGGAAGCATCTCCGGTTTCGCCAGTCGACAGGCCCCCGCCCCAGGAAGATGAGGAGCGCGACGACGAAGACCAGGACGACGAGGACGACGTCCTCGACTTCCAGGCTCACGACGTAGTCATCGTGACTGGCTCGGCGATCGAGGAGCCGGCCGTCGACCTCCCCTTCGCCGTCGAGGTGTTGAACCGGGAGATGCAGAAGGAGCAGGGCTCGCTTCAGGCGGTCGATCTGATGAAGAGCCTGACCGCCTCTTCCGGTGTCATCGGCGAGGCGAACAGCTGGTACAACGACCAGGGGACGGCGGTGCCCGAGAACGTCGCCAACGTGAACCTCCGGGGCCTTGGGGCGTCGCGGACCCTGGTGCTGCTCAACGGCAAGCGTCAGGTACCGCTGCCGGCGCGGCTGTTCGGCGGCCGCTTCGTCGACGTCAACGCCTTCCCCTCGCTTGCCATCGACCGCATCGAGGTGCTGAAGGAGGGCGCGGCCGCGATCTACGGTTCGGACGCCGTGGCCGGTGTCGCCAACTTCGTTACCCGTGACGAGTTCACCGGCTTCGAGGTCTCGCTCTCCCACGAGAGCATGGACGGCGCCGGCGACTCTTCGGCGGGCGCCATCTGGGGCGGCAAGCTGGGTGATTCGGAACATCACCTCGTGTTCTCGCTCGAGCGCACGGAGCGCTCGCATCTCGGTGCCCGGGAGCGGGCGTACACGCTCCAGGACCGCGCCACCGGCTGGTTCTGGGGTTGGTCCAACACCGGCAATCCCGGCATCTTCCTGCAACCGAATCTCACGGGCGGCGAGAGTTCCTCCGCGTTCGTCGAGGAGCTGGCCCGGGCACGCAATGGCACTGCCGGCACGGACTACTTCGTCGATCCCGCGTGTAACGGCCTCGGCGGCTACGACCGGGGCTGGACCTGCGCCTTCCGCTATCAGCCGTGGGACAGCCTGATCGAGGCGACCGAGACGAACCGCTTCTTCGCCGAGTTGAACGGTCCGCTGGCTGAGGGCACGACGTACCACGTGGAGGCACTCTTCGCGGAGTCGAACATCCCCAACTACGTGACCACGCCTTCCTTCCCGCCGGTGTCGTTGCTGGACGGCCTGCAGTTGATCTCCAACGACCACCCGGGGCGCCAGGAGTTCTGCAACAGCTCCCCCGGAATGGGCGGCTTCGCCACCGGGGAAGACTGCCTGCAGGACGACTGGTACTTCTACGGTCGCCTGGTCGGCAATGCGGGTCCCGGCCGCGGCCTGGAGCGGGGCACGGAGACGACCCGAATCGCAGCGAACATCGACCACGATCTGTCGATCGGCGGCAAGGCGGCCAACCTGGATGTCGGGGTGAACTACTCGCGTGCGACGGGCAACATGAACCACCCGGCGGAGTTCGCGTACCGCAAGTTCCTCGCCTTTCGCGGCTTCGGCGGTCCGAACTGCGGCGTCGGCGTGGTGGCCGACGACACGAGCCCTTCGGGGATGCGGCTCGGGAACACGGGTTCGGCCCAGCCGGGCGCCGGCGATTGCACGTACTACAAGCCGTTCGGCAACGCGATCGAGTTCTCCGCCCAGCCGGGTGCGCCATGGGAGAACAGCGCGAATCCCATGTACGTCGCGGGCCTGGAGAACAACCGGGCAATGCTCGACTGGATCAACGAACAGGTGAACGTCGAGAACGAGGCGGAACTCGTCGTGGCCGAGGCGACGTTGTCGGGCAACTGGCTGCCTCAGAAGCTCGACTACGCGTTCGGTTACCAGTATCGCCACCTCGATGTCAGCGCGATCCCGAACGCGGTCGGCAACTACGCCCTGAATCCCTGCGTCGTGCCGGGCGACCGGTCCTGCGTCGACCCGGTCACCGGCAGACAGACCGGGGCACGCGCCGGAGCCTTCACGTTCACGTCGGGTTACTACCCCTACGGCGACTCCCAGGCCGTTCACCGGGTGTTCGGCGAGCTGTCGCTCAACGCGCTCCGGGGCGACATGCAGTTCGCGGCGAACTACGAGCTCCACGACGAGATCGACAGTTTCGATCCGAAGTTCTCGGGCCGTTGGCAGCTCTCGGCGGGCGAAGATCACGTGCTGGCGTTCCGCACTTCGGTCCAGACCACGTTCCGCGCGCCCTCGGTCGACGATCTGAACGAGGAGATTCGCACGACGCTCGAGTACCTGAACACGGTCGGTGTCTACAAGGCGGTCGACGCGTTCGGTAGCCGGGCGCTGAAGCCGGAGCAGGCGTTCACCTACAACCTGGGTCTGGTGCTCTTCGCCTCGCCCGGAATCGACGTGACGCTGGACTACTGGAGCTACGACTTCGACGACGTGATCGCCCTGCTGCCACAGCAGGAGGTGGTGCGGCTCTACGCGGAAGGCTACGGCGGCAGCCAGGCGGCGCTCAACGCGGTCATGGGCAGAGTCGTCTGCCCCGGTGGGGTAACGGACGGTTCCTGCGTTCCCGGCGACATCGAAAGGGTGCGGATCGACCTGATCAACTGGCCGGGCATCAAGACCTCGGGCTTCGACTTCCACCTGCACGGCAACGTGGACGCGGGGCCTGGGGAGCTCTCCTTCGGTGTGGACAGCACGTACACGCAGAGCTACGAGCTGAAGAAACTCGAACTTGACGGCGTCGTCTACCGCGAGCAGAAGGACGTCGTCGGTCTCCTGAACCGGGATACGCCGATCGCACCGCCGCTGCCGGAGATGAAGACGCGGGCCTCGCTCGGCTATCGCTGGGGCGACTACAGTCTGATCGGTTGGGCGAACCACATCTCGTCTTACGAGGACAGCAACGTGGCCTGGACACCGCCCGAACTGCTGCCGATCGACGAGTGGCTCACGTTCGATCTGACGTTCCTGTGGCGCTTCCCGCGGCTCGGGTTCGATCTCGCGCTGTCGGCGATCAACCTGACCGACGAGGATCCGCCTCTCGTCTTCTTCGAGCAGTCCTTCGACGCCCTGACAGCGAACCCGAAGGGCCGTCGCCTGAAGGCGGTCATGAGCTACCGCTTCGGCAACTAG
- a CDS encoding DUF5671 domain-containing protein, with translation MNEELSRFVREALSRGASREEIREALADASWRQADIDKALSAWVDRDFVAPIPRPRPYLGAREAFLYLVLFAALYTAAISFGNVMFVLINRAFADVAFTLPAAASAEMLRWGLAYLVISFPAFLLIQRMVRRTLRSDPDLRSSRIRKWLTFLTLFVAAGVLAGDLIALVFFGLGGELAVRFLLKVGVVAVIAGSVFGYYFWDLRQDDVEAAEGGRAPKLPTVFAGVSAVAVLLAVVLGLVAVGSPGKARERGLDVARVGNLRDIVRGVDIYWERNGSLPAGLESLSGERDINIASIVDPESREPYTFRAAGDKAYELCATFSLDAPTDQASLRMYPYRERFWRHPAGYHCFDLEAIEPDARRW, from the coding sequence GTGAACGAGGAACTGAGCCGGTTCGTACGAGAAGCACTGTCGCGGGGCGCGAGCCGCGAGGAGATCCGGGAGGCGCTCGCCGATGCGAGTTGGCGACAGGCCGACATCGACAAGGCGCTGAGCGCCTGGGTGGACCGGGACTTCGTGGCGCCGATCCCGCGGCCGCGTCCCTATCTCGGCGCTCGGGAGGCTTTTCTCTACCTGGTCCTCTTCGCCGCGCTGTATACGGCGGCGATCAGCTTCGGCAACGTGATGTTCGTGCTGATCAACCGGGCCTTCGCCGATGTGGCGTTCACTCTTCCGGCGGCAGCTTCCGCCGAGATGCTGCGCTGGGGGCTGGCGTACCTCGTCATTTCCTTCCCGGCGTTTCTGCTGATTCAACGGATGGTGCGACGCACGCTGCGCAGCGATCCGGACCTGCGCTCGTCGCGGATCAGGAAGTGGCTCACGTTCCTGACGTTGTTCGTCGCCGCGGGCGTGCTGGCCGGCGACCTGATCGCCCTGGTGTTCTTCGGTCTGGGCGGTGAACTGGCCGTACGGTTTCTTCTGAAGGTCGGCGTCGTGGCGGTGATTGCCGGCAGCGTGTTCGGCTACTACTTCTGGGATCTCCGCCAGGATGACGTGGAAGCGGCCGAAGGCGGTCGGGCGCCGAAGCTGCCGACCGTCTTCGCAGGCGTGTCGGCGGTTGCTGTCCTCCTGGCGGTCGTCCTGGGACTGGTTGCCGTCGGTTCGCCCGGGAAGGCGCGGGAGCGCGGGCTGGATGTCGCCCGCGTAGGAAACCTGCGGGACATCGTTCGAGGCGTCGACATCTACTGGGAGCGGAACGGCTCCCTGCCCGCGGGCCTGGAATCCCTCAGTGGCGAGCGGGACATCAACATCGCGTCGATCGTCGACCCGGAAAGCCGGGAGCCGTACACGTTCAGGGCTGCGGGGGACAAGGCGTACGAACTCTGCGCGACGTTCAGCCTCGATGCGCCCACCGATCAGGCGTCGCTACGGATGTACCCCTACCGGGAGCGGTTCTGGAGGCACCCCGCCGGTTACCACTGCTTCGACCTCGAAGCGATCGAGCCCGACGCGCGGCGCTGGTGA
- a CDS encoding amidase, with translation MTTQELEPQEINGVSRRQVIHALSLAGAAGLLAGCNGDATTAADSAADVAAGPMPDDLWRAGARELAAAIRRGEVSSVEVIESHLARVEAVNGHLNAVVRVLADEARAAAQAADEAVAAGAELGPLHGVPISVKDNIAVAGTPTTNGVPANENLIAERDDLIVARLRNAGAIVLTRTNLPDLGLRVHTDSFLYGLTRNPWAADRNVGGSSGGEGSALASGMSCLGLGNDIGGSLRIPAQCNGIASLKPTLGRIASPFVGELSSQLMAVNGPMARRVSDLRTAYELIGRYHRSDPWSMPVPLDLDRPSEPIKVALVPEPSGGSTHPDVAAGVRSAGEALAAVGYAVEEIEPPLAAEARRAWEVFLGYELHLARQVLEQIMSPDAYEFLMRGLEVFDAESPTEYVGMFAQRHRVATAWQEFQEDYPITLAPIMTQPPFVIGYDLQEPGDVLDQMRFEVALNLLGLPAVCVPTGVANGLPQVVEVIGGRYREGLCLEAAQALEDALGIITPIDPVMA, from the coding sequence GTGACGACACAGGAGCTCGAGCCCCAGGAGATCAACGGCGTTTCGCGGCGTCAGGTGATTCACGCCCTGTCCCTGGCCGGCGCCGCCGGCTTGCTCGCCGGTTGCAACGGCGATGCGACGACTGCCGCGGATAGCGCCGCCGATGTGGCCGCCGGGCCGATGCCCGACGACCTGTGGCGCGCCGGCGCCCGCGAACTCGCGGCGGCCATCCGCCGCGGCGAGGTCTCGAGCGTCGAAGTGATCGAGTCGCACCTGGCCCGCGTGGAGGCGGTGAACGGCCACCTGAATGCCGTCGTGCGCGTGCTGGCCGACGAGGCCCGCGCCGCCGCTCAGGCCGCCGACGAGGCGGTGGCGGCGGGTGCCGAACTGGGTCCGCTGCACGGCGTGCCGATCTCGGTGAAGGACAACATCGCCGTCGCCGGCACTCCGACCACGAACGGCGTGCCGGCGAACGAGAACCTGATTGCGGAGAGAGACGATCTGATCGTGGCGCGGCTCAGGAACGCGGGCGCCATCGTTCTGACGCGGACGAACCTGCCCGATCTCGGACTACGCGTTCACACCGACAGCTTTCTCTACGGCCTGACCCGGAATCCATGGGCAGCGGACCGCAACGTGGGCGGCTCTAGCGGAGGCGAAGGCTCGGCGCTTGCGAGCGGCATGAGTTGCCTGGGGCTCGGCAACGACATTGGCGGTTCGCTCCGTATCCCGGCCCAGTGCAACGGCATCGCGTCGCTCAAGCCGACGCTGGGGCGTATCGCGAGCCCTTTCGTCGGCGAGTTGTCGAGTCAGTTGATGGCCGTGAACGGTCCCATGGCGCGCCGCGTCTCCGATCTCCGTACCGCGTACGAGCTGATTGGGCGTTACCACAGGAGCGATCCCTGGTCGATGCCGGTTCCGCTCGACCTGGACCGGCCCAGCGAGCCGATCAAGGTTGCGCTCGTGCCTGAGCCCAGCGGCGGTTCGACGCACCCGGACGTGGCGGCGGGGGTGCGCTCCGCCGGTGAGGCGCTCGCGGCTGTCGGCTACGCGGTCGAAGAGATCGAACCGCCCCTGGCGGCCGAGGCACGGCGAGCGTGGGAGGTCTTCCTCGGCTACGAGCTGCACCTGGCGCGGCAGGTGCTCGAACAGATCATGTCGCCGGACGCCTACGAGTTCCTCATGCGGGGGCTCGAGGTGTTCGACGCCGAATCTCCTACCGAGTACGTCGGGATGTTCGCCCAGCGTCACCGCGTCGCCACCGCCTGGCAGGAGTTCCAGGAGGACTACCCGATCACGCTGGCTCCGATCATGACCCAGCCGCCCTTCGTCATCGGCTACGACCTGCAGGAACCCGGCGACGTTCTCGACCAGATGCGCTTCGAGGTCGCCCTGAACCTGCTCGGGCTGCCTGCCGTCTGCGTACCGACCGGTGTAGCCAACGGTCTGCCCCAGGTAGTCGAGGTGATCGGCGGCCGCTACCGCGAGGGTCTGTGCCTCGAGGCGGCCCAGGCGCTCGAGGACGCGCTCGGCATCATCACGCCGATCGATCCCGTGATGGCCTGA
- a CDS encoding RraA family protein, whose amino-acid sequence MTSSAVLDALRSLDTPTVCNALEVVAPKRRGHGYTVDPLVCARPDLPPIVGFARTARIRAQHPNAADPKQARRTSVGYYEYLASGDGPTITVIQDVDDGTRGYGAFWGEVNSNIHRGLGCLGVITDGSIRDLDDVAEGFQLLAGRVGPSHAFVHVVDYGGPVTVAGMAVSDGDLIHADQHGAVVIPADVADQVEAAADLIARRERVIIDAAKQPDFSFEKLKAAWGEAAEIH is encoded by the coding sequence ATGACTTCTTCCGCCGTTCTCGACGCGCTCCGTTCCCTCGACACGCCCACCGTCTGCAACGCCCTGGAGGTTGTCGCGCCCAAGCGGCGCGGCCACGGCTACACCGTCGATCCGCTGGTGTGCGCGCGGCCCGACCTGCCGCCAATCGTTGGCTTCGCGCGGACCGCCCGTATCCGCGCCCAGCACCCGAACGCGGCCGATCCCAAGCAGGCCCGCCGCACCTCCGTCGGCTACTACGAGTACCTGGCTTCCGGCGACGGCCCGACGATCACGGTGATCCAGGACGTCGACGACGGCACCCGCGGCTACGGCGCCTTCTGGGGCGAAGTCAACTCCAACATCCACCGCGGCCTGGGCTGCCTCGGCGTGATCACGGACGGCAGCATCCGCGACCTGGACGACGTCGCCGAGGGATTCCAGTTGCTCGCCGGCCGGGTCGGACCCTCACACGCCTTCGTCCACGTGGTCGACTACGGCGGCCCGGTAACCGTCGCGGGCATGGCCGTCTCGGACGGCGACCTGATCCACGCCGACCAGCACGGCGCGGTCGTCATCCCCGCCGATGTGGCCGACCAGGTCGAAGCGGCGGCCGACCTGATCGCCCGCCGCGAACGGGTCATCATCGACGCGGCCAAACAGCCGGACTTCAGCTTCGAGAAGCTGAAGGCCGCCTGGGGCGAGGCGGCGGAGATCCACTGA
- a CDS encoding alkaline phosphatase D family protein, with protein MKLRTEALLAAALLALACGASAPEPAAETEAAAVEPALERIGLGSCLRQDLPQPIFDAILDDDFELFVFLGDNVYGDVESEDLRELRDAYAMQAEAEGFSRLRQAGVPLAATWDDHDYGLNDAGADFFGREEAQRIFEDFWDVPPDSERASRPGVYDAVTYGPPGQRVQLILLDTRYFRSPLRLTDERGAPGKERYMPDPDPSKTMLGEEQWAWLGEVLQEEADLRILASSIQVIADGHGYEAWKQMPAERDRLFALLRETGANGVVIISGDRHRGGIYRRDDALGYPLLELTASSLNSAFASEEEAGPYRVGPTYRPENYGALSIDWTSRSVTLEVRGMDGEPALGETLGLDDLRAE; from the coding sequence GTGAAGCTGCGAACTGAGGCGCTCCTCGCGGCCGCGCTGCTGGCTCTGGCCTGCGGCGCTTCGGCCCCGGAACCGGCCGCGGAGACCGAAGCCGCCGCGGTCGAGCCGGCGCTCGAGCGAATTGGCCTCGGTTCCTGCCTGAGGCAGGACCTGCCGCAGCCGATCTTCGACGCGATTCTCGACGACGACTTCGAACTCTTCGTGTTCCTCGGCGACAACGTCTACGGCGACGTCGAGTCCGAGGACCTGCGTGAGTTGCGGGACGCCTACGCGATGCAGGCGGAAGCCGAGGGCTTCAGCCGGCTGCGACAGGCGGGAGTGCCGCTCGCCGCCACCTGGGACGACCATGACTATGGTCTGAACGACGCCGGCGCCGACTTCTTCGGCCGCGAAGAGGCGCAGCGGATCTTCGAGGACTTCTGGGACGTGCCGCCGGATTCAGAGCGTGCCTCGCGGCCGGGGGTCTACGACGCCGTGACCTACGGCCCGCCGGGTCAGCGTGTTCAGCTCATCCTGCTCGACACGCGGTACTTTCGCTCCCCGCTACGGCTGACCGACGAGCGCGGTGCGCCGGGCAAGGAGCGCTACATGCCGGATCCTGATCCATCGAAGACGATGCTGGGCGAGGAGCAGTGGGCGTGGCTTGGCGAGGTGCTCCAGGAGGAGGCGGATCTGCGCATCCTCGCGTCGTCGATCCAGGTGATCGCCGATGGACACGGTTACGAAGCGTGGAAGCAGATGCCGGCCGAGCGTGATCGCCTCTTCGCCCTCCTGCGCGAGACGGGCGCGAACGGCGTGGTGATCATCTCCGGCGACCGCCACCGCGGCGGCATCTACCGTCGCGACGACGCGCTCGGCTATCCGCTTCTGGAACTCACCGCGAGTTCCCTCAACTCGGCGTTCGCCAGCGAGGAAGAGGCCGGGCCGTACCGGGTGGGTCCGACCTATCGGCCGGAGAACTACGGTGCGCTGTCCATCGACTGGACTTCCCGTTCGGTGACGCTGGAAGTCCGCGGCATGGACGGCGAGCCGGCCCTCGGAGAAACGCTCGGTCTGGATGACCTGCGAGCCGAGTGA
- a CDS encoding nitronate monooxygenase: MSRPFLRTELCDMLGIEYPVFSAGMGPVAGGAEPVARADLVAAVSEAGGLGVIGGVAYSPEDLRAEINKVRAKTDKPFGVDLLLASNFLEKAGSGPISATVPTRDLVPAETRDALRKMAESLGIDWLEAPPPAPSWPVPEGQSYAGAQMEVLLEEKIPVFASGLGSPAPFSRALKDAGIKIVSLVGNARAARRVAEGGADIVVAQGTEAGGHTGKIGTLALLPQVMDAVAPIPVVAAGGVADGRGLAAVIAAGAIGAWCGTAFLVSNEANQPALQKQRILEAATEDTVVTRLYSGKTMRNITNPLIQAWEASGIRALPMGLQGVLTRDLLHSIRTAGRDDLLMNAAGQASGMLQKARPASEILHEMVADASHLLGARLSQRVQVQVAV; encoded by the coding sequence ATGTCCCGTCCCTTCCTGCGCACCGAACTCTGCGACATGCTCGGGATCGAGTATCCCGTGTTCTCCGCCGGCATGGGACCAGTGGCGGGCGGCGCGGAACCCGTCGCCAGGGCCGACCTGGTGGCCGCCGTTTCCGAGGCAGGAGGCCTGGGCGTGATCGGAGGCGTTGCCTACAGCCCCGAGGACCTGCGGGCTGAGATCAACAAGGTGCGCGCGAAGACGGACAAGCCGTTCGGGGTCGACCTGCTGCTGGCTTCGAACTTCCTCGAGAAGGCGGGCAGCGGACCGATCTCGGCGACGGTGCCGACCCGCGACCTGGTGCCGGCGGAAACGCGCGACGCGCTCAGGAAGATGGCCGAGAGCCTGGGCATCGATTGGCTCGAGGCGCCGCCCCCGGCCCCGAGCTGGCCGGTGCCCGAAGGCCAGAGCTACGCCGGCGCCCAGATGGAAGTCCTGCTGGAAGAGAAGATACCGGTGTTCGCCTCCGGCCTCGGTTCCCCGGCACCCTTCTCGAGAGCGCTCAAGGACGCCGGCATCAAGATCGTCTCCCTCGTGGGCAACGCCCGCGCCGCGCGCCGGGTCGCCGAGGGCGGCGCCGACATCGTCGTCGCCCAGGGCACGGAAGCCGGCGGTCACACCGGCAAGATCGGCACCCTGGCGCTCCTGCCCCAGGTCATGGACGCAGTCGCGCCGATCCCGGTCGTTGCCGCGGGCGGCGTCGCCGACGGCCGCGGCCTGGCGGCGGTCATCGCGGCGGGCGCGATAGGCGCCTGGTGCGGCACTGCTTTCCTGGTTTCGAACGAGGCGAACCAGCCCGCGCTGCAGAAGCAGCGCATCCTGGAAGCCGCCACCGAGGACACGGTGGTCACCCGTCTCTACAGCGGCAAGACGATGCGGAACATCACGAATCCGCTGATCCAGGCCTGGGAAGCCAGCGGCATCCGGGCGCTGCCGATGGGGCTCCAGGGCGTGCTCACCCGCGACCTGCTCCACTCCATCCGCACGGCCGGACGGGACGACCTGCTGATGAACGCCGCCGGCCAGGCCTCCGGCATGCTGCAAAAGGCTCGCCCGGCCAGCGAGATCCTGCACGAGATGGTCGCGGACGCTTCGCACCTCCTCGGTGCGCGGCTGTCGCAGCGGGTTCAGGTCCAGGTCGCCGTCTAG
- a CDS encoding DUF6152 family protein, whose translation MSRRVRPVLPVAVLALTLSATGPSAAHHAFSAEFDANLPITIEGTITKVEWINPHAWVHVEITLDNGETETWELEAGTPNTLVRRGLTRTLLRPGTEVVVRGYQSKDQLCTPNCRGSGRDMKLPDGRSLFMGSSGTGAPRDGADPTEQ comes from the coding sequence ATGTCCAGACGAGTCCGCCCAGTCCTGCCCGTGGCCGTCCTCGCGCTGACCCTGAGCGCGACCGGCCCATCCGCCGCCCACCACGCCTTCTCGGCCGAGTTCGACGCCAACCTGCCGATCACGATCGAGGGCACGATTACCAAGGTCGAGTGGATCAACCCCCACGCCTGGGTCCACGTCGAGATCACGCTCGACAACGGCGAAACCGAGACCTGGGAACTCGAGGCCGGGACGCCGAACACGCTGGTCCGCCGCGGCCTGACCCGCACCCTGCTCAGACCCGGCACGGAAGTCGTCGTCCGCGGCTACCAGAGCAAGGACCAGCTCTGCACGCCGAACTGCCGCGGCAGCGGCCGTGACATGAAGCTTCCCGACGGCCGCAGCCTGTTCATGGGTTCCTCCGGCACCGGCGCGCCGCGCGACGGCGCCGACCCGACCGAGCAGTAG
- a CDS encoding ATP-binding protein produces MSYKIAFIGTHGVGKTTLAYGLAARLKRRDINLDVVVEVARRCPLPLNEGTTLEAQSWILHSQIADELAAEARSPVVICDRSVLDNYVYLLFARGRQPALEPLIESWCTTYDLKVYVPILHGSEAQPDGVRAIDPAFRQQIDDRLWNELEDRRIGVLVLQREDRDGWLDTVEEAVANQLRIPQLDLL; encoded by the coding sequence ATGTCCTACAAGATCGCTTTCATCGGCACCCACGGCGTCGGCAAGACGACCCTCGCCTACGGGCTCGCCGCGCGCCTGAAACGCCGCGATATCAACCTGGACGTCGTGGTCGAAGTGGCGCGCCGTTGCCCGCTGCCGCTCAACGAGGGAACGACCCTGGAGGCGCAGTCGTGGATCCTCCATTCCCAGATCGCCGACGAACTGGCCGCCGAGGCCCGTTCGCCGGTCGTGATCTGCGACCGCAGCGTCCTCGATAACTACGTCTACCTCCTGTTCGCCCGTGGCCGCCAGCCGGCCCTGGAACCCCTGATCGAGTCCTGGTGCACGACGTACGACCTGAAGGTCTACGTTCCGATCCTGCACGGCAGCGAGGCGCAACCCGACGGCGTCCGCGCCATCGACCCCGCCTTCCGGCAGCAGATCGACGACCGCCTCTGGAACGAGCTGGAGGACCGTCGCATCGGAGTCCTGGTCCTCCAGCGGGAGGATCGCGACGGCTGGCTCGATACGGTCGAGGAAGCGGTCGCGAACCAGCTTCGCATTCCCCAGCTCGACCTGCTCTGA